In Alkalimarinus alittae, the DNA window GTGCTCTCGGCAAGCAAGTGGTCGAGAATAGTCCTTACCTTTCTGAGGCTATGATAGTTGTCACAGGTGAAGCTCAGTCGGGAATAACGTTGACCAAGCGAGCGATTACGGCATTTGTTGAGTCTAATTGGGATAAGATGCACTTGGCGAATGTTAATACCACGCTAAATGCTGTTCGTGGAAGTATGTTTATTGTAGGTGAGGAGCGATTAGCGGCTGCCCTCTCAGCAAGTGCTGCATGCATAGAAAAAGAATTGCTTGAAAAAGATTCGCGTCCAGATGAATCGATATTAGATACACTTGCTGATGTATTAACATCTTTAGAGTATTACATCGAAACAATCAGCGGCAGAGAGTCAGTGAATGCTGATTTATTGTCCTTGGCGGAAGAAAGCTTAAAATCTATCAATTACCCTGTCTGTTAACCGAGTAGGGTGTTTACATCGATAAACAGGCATAAAAAAGGCAGTTAATAATAACTGCCTTTTTTATTTAGCAAAAAATTAACCGATGCTGAAAAGCTCGCCTAATTTAGTCGCTAGCATCATATCGCCTTCAGCACGAAGCTGACCAGCCATAAACGCTTGCATACCGTCAGTTTCACCACTAACGATACCCTGAAGAGTTTCAGTGTTCATGATTAGCGTTACAGATGGATCATCATGTTCGCCAGCAATAAGTTCACATTTGCCGTCATTGATTACCAAGTGATAATCGTCGGCATCTTCGATTGCGAATTGAAATACTAAATCGACACCAGCTGCTGCATCGGCGTTAAAGTTGTCTTTTAAAGTCTCGAAGATTTTTGCTACAGGCATTTGTATATCCTTTTGCGTATTTGGATTAACTCACACTTACTAATTAATGTTTAGATATCATGTGATGCTAGTGTATCTTTCTTGGTTTAGTAGTCGATTATTAATCGAGTAAAGTCAGATTATGTCGTATTGAGCGTTATGTCAATAGCCAATCGAACGCTTGTTTGAAATTAAATTCACTTCACATTAGTTAAAAATAACCATCAACCGAATGGGTCTTCGGCCTTGTATTTAGCTAGATCGCCCTCATAATCGAGCATTGACTCAGTTAATTAAATGCTGGCTTTATATCATGGTTGCAGGCTTGATAGTGTTCAGTCACTGTTACAAAGCCTTAGCGTTTCTTTAAATATACTCAAAATATAGATTATTAAGGGGAAGGTGTTGGAATTTTTGGCGGAGTATGGGGTTTTTCTTGCAAAGGCAGTAACAGTTGTTATTGCTGTTGTGCTAGCGGTTGCAGGTGTTGTGGCTGTTTCATCAAAGGGTAAAGCAGGCGCTGAGGGGGCTATTGAGGTCACCAAAATCAATAAGCGAATAGCTGAGATGAAAGAAGCGATTGAGGACAAAATACTCGATAGGGATACGATTAAAGAAAAGCAGAAAGTTGCAAAAAAAGAGCAAAAATCTAAAAAGAAAAACAAAAGCGCCGACGAAACAACTGAGGCTAAAAAAAGAATGTATGTCATCGACTTTGATGGCGACATTAAGGCATCTGAAAATGAAACGCTACGTAACTCTATTACGGCTGTGTTATCAGTTGCTGACCCTAAAAATGATGAAATTGTCATTAGGCTCGAAAGTGGTGGCGGTATGGTCCACTCCTATGGTCTTGCATCGGCGCAACTTAACCGGATCAAAAACGCAGGCATACCTTTGACAGTGTGTGTAGATAAAGTCGCAGCCAGTGGTGGTTACATGATGGCTTGCGTAGCAGATAAAATTATTGCGTCACCTTTTGCTGTGTTGGGCTCTATAGGTGTTGTTGCTCAGGTCCCCAACTTTAATAAACTATTGAAGAAAAATAGCATCGATATTGAGTTGCTTACGGCAGGCGAGCATAAACGCACGCTCACGATGTTTGGCGAAAATACAGATCAAGGTCGAGAGAAATTTAAGCATGATCTTGAAGATACCCATGACTTGTTTAAAGCATTCGTTAGAGAGCATCGGCCTGTCGTCAATATTTCGGAAGTGGCCAATGGAGATGTTTGGTTTGGTCGACGCGCTCTTGATGTTAAGTTAGTTGACGAGCTCAAGACTTCAGATGAATACATAAACCACGCATGTGATTCACTTGATGTGTTTGAGGTTCAGTATAAAGAGAAGAAGTCTCTGCAAGAAAAGCTTGGTTTATCGGTTGCGGCAGGGGTAGAGAAATCAGTTCATAAGTTAATTAGCTCACTACAGCAGAGTCGTTTTATCTCTTAAAGTGGCTATTTGATTGCGCCAAAGTGGTGCCCCTATATCGTGGTATATGTTGCTTATACGTTGTAGGGGTGGAGTACACTTTGGTGTGCACCTCTTATTACTTAATAAGAGGTCTTCTGTCATCCCCGTCTTATCTACCTCTCTGGTCTAATCCCGTCTTAATTTGTCGCTTACTGCAATAGGGCTAGGGTATCTAAAAATCACCACATAAGAATTCAAAATAAACGTAATGATGGCTGTTGCTTGAATAACATGAGAGGCATTGGTGCCGATAATCGCTGTTGTTGTGGCAAGAAATGCGATAAGCAAAGAAAATTCGCTTATCTGACCTAATCTAAACCCCACCTCCCATGCTTCGCCTGCAGGCTCTTTGATAAAGCCTAACAAATACCGGAATGTGATCGGTTTAATGATAAGGATACAAGCGGCCAATATACTAGAGGCTAAAATGACCTCAGACAAAAGCCCTAAGTTAAAGCTGGCGCCCAGGGAGAAGAAAAATAAAATTAAGAAAAAGTCTCTTAAAGGTTTGAGGTGGACAGCAATATACTGGGATATCGGGCTAGTCGCGATGCTTATACCGCCTATAAATGCACCGATTTCAAGTGATAGTCCGCATAACTCCGCAAGTTGTGCCATGCCTAGGCACCAACCAATAGCGAGCAAAAAAATGTATTCGTGAAACCGATCAAAATGCTGTAGTAGTTTAACGATAACGTATTTAACTGCTACAAAGGCGACCAGCACAAGAACGGGTAGCATAATCAGTGTTTGCAAAAACTGCTGCCAAGTAGATTCAGATTCTTTTCCGCCCAGCATAAGTAGAACAATAATGGCGATCAAATCTTGCAGCAGCAATAAGCCAACTACAAGCTCACCAGTATGTCTATGGTGGAGTACTGTTGTGGGTAATAATTTGATGCCGATAATGGTGCTAGAAAACATCATTGCTACGCCAATTACGGCGCTTTCAATTTGGGTGTAGCCAAATAGATAAGCAACAGCATAGCCGCAAGCTGCAAACACGAGTGAGCTGCCTATTGCGACGAGGGTTGCTTTTCTGAGCATGTGAATTAAGTTTCGGGGCTGCATGTCTAGCCCTAAAAGAAACAGCAAAAATATAATGCCGATCTCTGATATTTCTGAAAGCAGGCTAGCGTCAGTGACTAAATGAAGTCCATAGGGGCCAAGAATGGCGCCTAGCGCGATGTATGCAACGAGTAATGGTTGTCTTGTATATAAGACTACTGATGCCAGAACGGCTGCGCCTGAGAATATCAGGAAGAACGTGGTGACTATTGATTGGCTTTCCATAGGTTCAGGTGTCCATTTAAGTCAGATGTTCATCTAAAGTTTGTGGTGGCTTGTGTTCGTTTTAGGAAGTGATGATAGCGTCTTTGTACCGCTTATCTTAACCTAAAAGTAAATAAAATTGAGTTAAAATTTACGAATTATGATCGGTGTTGCCATATAGAGGGGAGTAATTAGCGCTATAAAATAGCGCTAATTACTAAGCGTTAGCGTCTTCGAAATAATGGTGTATTTCGGTCGCAGGCCGCTTGGTAGCTATTTGAAAAAACATTAAGGCCTGTTAGTGCAACCTCTATGTCTCTGTCTGCTCGTACAGCAAAGGCATTAAAGCCGCAGCGTTTCATATAAAACAACTGATCTTGAAGTACGTCGCCTACAGCACGTATTTCGCCTTTATAGTTAAAACGCTCACGCAATAAACGCGCGTAAGAGTAACCTCTGCCGTCAGCGAATTTAGGAAAGTTAATCGCCACTACAGGGATTGAGTCTAAATCAGAAGCGATGTGGCTAGGTTCTTCGTGACTATCAAGCCATACACCAATATCTGACCTTGCACTTAGTGATGCTTTATTCTGATTCCAGTAGCTTAATGGCACAATGGCTGGCTGTTCAGGAAGTGCACCTTCAAAGTCGGCGTCAACAACAATCCAGTTATCGTCGATAATTTGATTGTCTTTAATGAGCTTTGGCATATACACGCTCCTTAAATGGCGTCATTCCAATTCGGCGGTATGTATCAAGAAACAACTCTTCAGCTGTTCTGTTTTCAACATACACATCAATAATTTTTTCTACAATATCTGCCATTTCTTCACGAGCAAAAGAAGGGCCGAGTATTTTACCAATCGATGCATCTTTACCAGAGCAACCACCTAATGAAACCTGGTAGAACTCTTGTCCTTTTTTATCTACACCTAATATTCCGATATTGCCAACGTGGTGATGTCCACAAGCATTCATACACCCTGAAATATTGAGCTCAATTTCACCCAGGTCATATAAGTAGTCGAGGTTATCAAAACGTCTTTGGATTTGTTCTGCAATAGGAATTGATTTCGCGTTTGCAAGGGCGCAGAAGTCACCACCAGGGCAGCAAATAATATCTGTTAGCATGTTAAGGTTAGGGGTGGCAAACCCTGCAGTTTGTGCTTTTCTCCAAACAGCAAATAAGTCTGACTGCTTAACGTCAGCCAACACGATATTTTGATCGTGAGCGATACGTACTTCGCCAAAACTATATTTGTCAGCCAGATCTGCTATCAATTCAAGTTTATCGTCGCTGACATCGCCAGGTGGAATGCCTGTCTTTTTAAGGGTAAGCGTAACAATTGAGTAACCAGGAATCTTATGCTCGTTGGTGTTTCGGTTAACCCAGTTAGCAAAGGCTTTGTTGGAGGCTAATTGCTCTTCAAACTCAGTTGAAGAGGTGATGTCCTCGTAGCTAGGCTCAACAAAAAAGCCTTTAACGCGATTGATTTCTTCAACGGTTAATTTGGCTGCACTGTCTTTGATGTGCTGCCACTCTTCTTCAACTTTTTGTGCAAATACTTCTGGGGTTAGTGCTTTAACCAGTATCTTAATACGTGCTTTAAATTTGTTATCCCTACGTCCATGTTGATTGTAAACACGAACAATCGCTTCAAGGTAGGTTAATAGGTCAAGCTCTGGTAAGAATTCATTAATGGCAGAACCCAATAAAGGTGTTCTACCAAGCCCGCCGCCTACAAATACTCTAAAGCCTGTTTCGCCATGTTCATTTTTTACTAATTCTAGGCCGATATCATGAACCTTCATGGCAGCACGATCTTCGGTAGGGCAAGCGTTTACCGCAATTTTGAATTTACGTGGTAGATATGCAAACTCAGGGTGGAATGTAGACCATTGACGAATGATTTCGCAATAAGGGCGAGGGTCAGTGACTTCGTCTTTGAATACACCGGCAAACTGGTCTGTCGTTGTATTACGAATGCAGTTTCCGCTTGTTTGAATGGCGTGCATCTCCACTTTATGCAGTGATTCAAGCATATCTGGGATATTTTTTAATTCAGGCCAGTTAAATTGTACGTTCTGGCGAGTAGTAAAATGCACATAGCCCTTGTCATATGTTCTAGATAAGTCAGCAAGATTTCTAAGCTGCACAGACGAGAGCATACCGTAAGGAATGGCGACCCGGAACATAGGCGCAAGGCGCTGTATATACAGCCCATTTTGCAACCGTAGAGCTAGAAATTCGTCTTCTGATAGGTCTCCAGCAAGGAAACGTTCAGTTTGACCTCGGAACTGCTTTACTCGCTCAAGGACGAGGTTGCGATCATAGTCGTCGTACTTGTACATTGTGATGATTTAGCCTATTCAGTTACTGAGCAGAAATCCTTTCTTGGCACATTGAGTTATAAAATGGCCGAATTTAAAAGGGTGCTAAAGATACCAGTTTATCCTTATTCTTAAAATGATTATTTATTAATATCTTAAGAATAAAATGGCATAAAGAAGGGGTGCCATACGTACTTTTTGCTCGCAATGGCACCTAACAGATTTATTGATCGATCGTTTAGTCAGCCTCGTAAGCTAAGTTAGGAGACAGCCAACGCTCCGCCTCTTTTAGAGACATGTTTTTACGCTTCGCATAGGATGCGACTTGATCACGATTTATTCTACCTACTGCAAAGTAGCTAGATTCTGGGTGTGAATAATAAAACCCACTGACCGATGATGCAGGCATCATAGCGTAGTGATCGGTTAGTTCAACGCCGCTATTTGCTGTGGCATCAAGAATCTTAAATAGAGACCCTTTTTCGGTATGCTCTGGGCAGGCAGGGTAACCAGGTGCTGGGCGTATCCCTTTATAGCGCTCTTTAATCAGGTCTTGATTGTCTAGTGCTTCTTGATTTGCATAACCCCAGAATTCTTTACGAACGCGTTCGTGCATTCTTTCGGCAAATGCTTCAGCAAGTCTATCTGCAAGTGCTTTAACCAAGATACTGTTGTAATCATCGTTGTTATCTTGGTAATTCTTTGCGAGTTCTTCTGCCCCAATACCGGCCGTCACAACAAAACCACCAATATAGTCCTGCTTGCCGGATTCTTTTGGGGCAATAAAGTCTGCTAGAGAGTAGTTGGGCTTTTCAGTTGCCTTGTCTGTCTGCTGGCGGAGGTGATGAAGCGTTTGAAAGCACTCGGTACGCGCATCATCGCTATACAGTTCAATTGAGTCTGAGTTGACTGTGTTTGCAGGCCAGAAACCAATAACCGCTCGAGCGGTGAGAAGTTTCTCATCGATCATTTTCTTTAGCATTGTTTGTGCGTCATTAAATAGGCTGGTAGCGGCTTCACCCACTTTTTCATCACTAAGTATCTTAGGGTATTTGCCTGCTAGATCCCAAGCTATGAAGAATGGAGTCCAGTCGATATATGCAATGAGTTCTTCTAGAGGATAATCAACAAATGTTTTGAGTCCAGTAAATGTCGGAGCCGGTGGTGTGTAGTTATCCCAATCTGTTTTAAATTGACGATTAATCGCTTCTTTGTATGTTAAAAGCGGTGTTTTAGCGGCTCTGTTTTTACGGCGTTCTCTAACACCTTCGTATTCCTCACGAATGCCTTTAACAAACTCTGGCTTCATGGTGTCACTTAAAAGTGAGGTAGAAACCGCAACACTTCGTGATGCATCCGAAACATAGATCGCAATGTCGTTTTTGAAGCGTGGCTCAATTTTAACGGCAGCATGGGCTTTTGACGTTGTAGCACCCCCAATCATCAGTGGTATTTCAAAGCCTTCTCGCTGCATTTCTTTAGCGACATGTACCATCTCATCAAGAGAGGGTGTAATTAACCCGCTCAGGCCGATAATGTCAACGTTCTCTTCTTTGGCGCGTTTCAGTATTGTTTCGCATGGAACCATAACACCGAGGTCGATAACTTCGAAGTTGTTACACTGCAATACAACACCGACGATATTCTTACCGATATCGTGCACATCACCTTTAACTGTCGCCATTAGAATCTTGCCTTTGGCTTTAGTGGCTTCCCCCTTTTCTGCTTCAATGAAGGGGAGGAGGTGGGCAACAGCTTGCTTCATCACCCTGGCGCTTTTTACCACTTGAGGTAAGAACATTTTTCCTTCGCCAAATAGGTCGCCTACCACGTTCATGCCATCCATTAATGGACCTTCGATAACGTGAATGGGTCTATCCGCTTCAAGTCTTGCTGCTTCTGTATCTTCAATTATATAGGTCGTAATGCCCTTAACTAAGGCGTGTTCTAAGCGCTTTTTGACAGAAAAATCACGCCATGCAAGGTCTTCTTTCTTTTGTTGGACGCCATCGCCTCGATAGTTATCCGCGATTTCTAGTAGTCGATCTGTAGAGTCTTCTCGACGGTTAAGTACAGCATCCTCTACGCGCTCTTTAAGAATGGGGTCTATATCGTCATAAATAACCAATTGACCAGGATTAACGATACCCATATTCATACCCGCTTTAATGGCGTGGTATAAAAATACTGAGTGTATTGCTTCTCTAACGGGGTTATTGCCTCTAAACGAAAACGAAACGTTACTTACGCCACCAGAGATGCTGGCATATGGAAGGTTTTGTTTAATCCAGGCTGTTGCTTCAATAAAGTCGACAGCGTAATTCGAGTGCTCATCTATGCCCGTGGCGATCGCAAAAATGTTGGGGTCAAAAATAATATCCTGCGGTGGAAAGCCAATGCTGGTCAAAACATCATACGAGCGTTTACATATTTCAGTTTTACGTTCAAATGTATCTGCTTGTCCGTCTTCGTCAAATGCCATAACTACAGCTGCAGCACCGTAACGCATGCATGACTTAGCCTTCTCGATAAACTCTGCTTCACCTTCTTTAAGGCTGATAGAGTTAACAACAGCTTTACCTTGAATGCAGCGGAGGCCTTCTTCGATAACATCCCATTTAGAAGAGTCGACCATGATTGGTACTTTAGATATATCAGGCTCGGAGGCAATAAGCTTTAAGAACTTATTCATTGCCTCTTTAGACTCAAGCATGCCTTCATCCATGTTGATATCGATGATTTGAGCACCGTTTTCAACTTGTTGACGAGCCACGTCTAAGGCTTCTTCAAACTGTTCTTCTTTAATGAGTCTTAAAAACTTAGCTGAACCCGTGACGTTGGTTCGCTCACCCACATTGATAAAAAGTGCATTTTCATCAAAGGTGAATGCTTCAAGGCCAGAAAGTTTAAGAGCAGGCTTTATGTCAGGGATTTTATGGGGACTAAATGGTGCGACTGCATCAGCAATAGCTTTTATGTGCTCGGGTGATGAGCCACAGCAACCGCCTATTAGGTTAACAAAACCATCTTCTGCAAATGACTTAACGATATCGGCCATTTCTTCTGGTGTCTGGTCATATTCACCAAACTCATTGGGTAGACCAGCATTGGGGTAAGCACTAATTAATACATTGGATTTTTTTGAAAGCTCTTCAATGTAGGGGCGAAGAGCATCAGCGCCTAACGCACAGTTGAGGCCAACACTGAGTGGTTTTGCATGAGAAACTGAAAGCCAAAAAGCTTCTGCTGTTTGACCTGAAAGTGTACGACCTGAAGCATCTGTAATGGTGCCTGAGATCATGATAGGAAGCTCAGTCCCGCTGTCTATAAAGAATTGTTGGGTTGCGTAGATCGCCGCTTTGGAATTAAGTGTGTCGAATATTGTCTCGATCAGAATTATGTCGACGCCGCCTTCACATAAGGCTTTTACTGCTAGGTAATAGTTATCGACTAACTCTTGAAATGTAACGTTACGATAGCCAGGGTTGTTAACATCGGGTGAAATAGAGGCTGTTCGAGATGTTGGGCCAACTGCGCCCGCTACAAATCGTGGTTTTTCAGGCGTTATAAGTGTTTGTTGGTCTGCCACTTCGCGCGCTAATTTGGCCGACTCAAAGTTTAACTCGTATACCAGCTCTTCCATACCGTAATCGGCTTGAGATACTACGGTCGAGTTAAACGTGTTGGTGCCTAAAATATCAGCGCCGGCATCTAGGTACTGCTGATGTATTGTTTTGATGATGTCTGGCTGTGTGATGCTAAGAAGGTCGTTATTGCCTTTTAGATCGCTAGGGTGGGCGCTAAACCGTGTTCCGCGGTAATCTTCCTCAGAAAATTTATAGCCCTGGATCATTGTCCCCATGGCCCCGTCCAGAATTAAGATACGGTTATTTAAGGCTTCGTACAGTTGTTCAATTCTGTTATGGCGATCAGTCATGGCTTAGGCTAACCTTCTTCTGCAATATATTTTAGTTATCGTCGAGATTGGTGATTGCTGCTTTACGTCTGTTAGTCTGTAAGACAGAAACACGGAAAACCCGAATGAATAGGGTGGATAGGCCCCTATTAAGTAGTCGGCTACTATAACAAATTGAATAGAGCTCGTCTTTATACATATAGGGACGTTGTGCTCAGTTCATGTGATTTATCAATTAAGGTGGATAAACCGAGAAAAATAACCAACTAAATTACTAGGTCTTCTACATTCGTGAAATATACCGTAAAATAGGAACAAATCAATTATTGTTATTATTAGTGGTGAATTTAATGGTCACGGTTACAGAGTCTGCTCAAGGTTATCTAAAGACGCTTATCGATAAGCAAGATACTGGAGATATGGGCGTTAGAATGTTTGTAACTCAGCCAGGAACAAAAATGGCTGAAACATGTTTGGCCTATTGTAAGCCTGATGAAATTGTCGCAGACGATGAAAAAATACAGTTAGATAGCTTTACTTTGTACCTCGAACAAAAAAGCTTACCTTTTTTAGAAGAGGCGCTGGTTGATTATGCCGCCGATAAAATGGGCGGTCAGCTAACGATTAAGGCGCCTAACGCTAAAGTGCCTAAGGTGAGCGATGACTCGCCATTAAATGAGCAGGTCAACTACGTGCTGGTTACAGAAATCAACCCAGGCCTATCTGCACACGGCGGTGATGTTTCACTAGTCGATATTGTTGAAGGTAATGTTGCTATCCTGAAATTTGGTGGTGGTTGTCAAGGGTGCAGTGCTGTTAGCATCACGCTTAAAGAAGGTGTTGAGAAGACCCTTAAAGAAAGAATTCCGCAGCTTGGCGGTGTTCGCGATGTAACCGATCACAGTGTTACTGATAACGCTTATTTTCAATAAGGTCAGTTCAGTTCTCATCAGGTTTAGCTCATAAGGGCTTAGCTGCCGGTATGGCAAATCAAAGTGTGTTATCGCTTGATAAAACAGATAACACACTTGTACCCCAAGATTTATTTTCTGAACGTTTCACCGTTGATATCTACGTCTGTCTAGGGTTTTCTGCTGCCAGATCAACCGCTATGGCTGTGCTTTGTGGTCTATCGTACAATAAATGCCAAGTGCAGCTCAAAACAGTACACTTGATCAGTTATTGTGATTATTTTCGTTTACAATTCACCTATTTATAATCTTGAATGAAGGCATAATGGACCTGCAATTATCACAATTCTTTGAGAGTCTACACTGGGCTAACTATTTTAGTCTGCCGATAATGGCTGCTTTAATAGGCTGGGCAACCAATTGGGTGGCGATCAAAATGACGTTCTACCCTTTAACTTTTCGAGGTGTGTCACCGTTTTTAGGTTGGCAAGGGGTGGTTCCTCGTAAGGCTGAAAAAATGGCATCGATTGTAGTCGATCGAACTATTACACGGTTTGGCAATATGGATGATGTATTCCAAAAGCTTGAACCAGAAAAAATTACAGCACAAATCATTTCACAGATTGAGCCGCGAATAGAAGAGTACATTGATGAAATAATGTATGAGCAACAAGCGGTGTTGTGGGACAACCTGCCACTATCTATTAAAAATAAGGTTTATCAATGGGCTCATACGCAGATTCCTCGTAGGGTAGAGGGGTTGGTTGCAGATTTTGGGTCAGAGTTGAGTGAGCTAATTGATGTAAAAGAGTTGTTTGTAGAAGAACTAAAGAAGCACCCTGAGTTGATGGTACGTATATTTAAAGAAGTTGGCGATAAAGAGTTTAGCCTTATTGTTAAGAGTGGCTTGTTATTCGGCTTTATGTTCGGATTTATTCAAATACCTTTGTGGTTAGCGTATGGCGAGTTTTGGATGCTACCTGTCTTTGGGTTTATTGTAGGTTTTGCCACCAACTGGCTGGCCCTTAATGTTATTTTTAGGCCACTATATCCGCGCACGTTTTTGGGGATGACCTTTCAAGGGCTATTTTTAAGGCGTCAAGATGAAGTGTCAGACGTGTGGAGTCGGTTAGTAGCGGAAGAACTGATTACCGTTGAGCGGGCAGCTAACGCCATGGTATTTGGTCGTTATGCTAATCGTACTCGGGCTATTATTCAAAAGCATATAAGGCCAATGCTTGATCAAGCGGGTATCTTAAAGCTTGTAGCGCAATTGACAGTAGGGGCTTCGGGCTATGTTGACCTAAAGCGCGCACTAAACAATAAAGCGATTGAAGTCTCAGTGGACCCCTTTCATGACCCCTCTTTTAATAAAAGCCGCTCGGCTGTCGTGGCGGCTGCAATGTCTGATCGCATGAAATCACTATCACCTCCAGAATTTCAAGACGTACTAAGACCTGCTTTTCAAGAAGAAGAAATTCAATTAATGCTGATTGGTGGCGTGCTAGGGGCTGCGGCAGGTATCGTACAATGGTTGGTTATTTTTTCTTAAGTGATGTAATGCTTCTAGGTACTATTGACTCAGTAAAGGGCTTTGTATTGAAATAACAAAGCCCTCTTGGCGCGTTTAGTTGAAGCGGGATTTGTTTCGTTCAGCCCACTGCTTTCGTGCGAGCTCAAGTGCTTGCGTCTGATTATCAGCCTTGCCTGTTATCTTAAGTGCTAACGCCATTGTTCCTGTAATAGCGCCTTCTGCGTATTCGTCATCACATTTACCTGACCATACGTCCTTCATATAGTTCACTGACATATCGTCAGCTTTAACATGGCGTTTCTCAAACATTTTTGGCCATGTTTCTTGATTTAAACCGTTGTCACCTGAATACAAAACATCTAAAGCGTTATCAGGGTTTCGCTCTATCTCTCCACCTTCACCTTTGATGACTGCGATTTTTTTATATCCTAGAAGTTGGCCTGCCTCTTGGTGCATCGTGCTATAAGCGGGGTGAAAGATGCCTTGTAAGACTGTGTCGGCATTGAGTGGGTTGATTAATCGTGAAAGCGAATGAACAGGTGAGCGTAGGCCTAGTATTGGCCGCATGTTAATCATCTGATCCATTCTAGGGGATAGTATGGATAGTGGCATGTAGCAGAAGTGGGTATTTGAAATAGCGTTCTGCGCGTGCTTCCAGTCTCTAGAGATTGGGACACCTAATTCTATGAGTGCGTCCTCTGTGTACATACGGTCAGCGGTGTGTCCGCTAGCACCATGCATAAATATATTCATGCCGTGCTCGGCAAGGCATAACGCTGAAAACAAATACCAGGCAGGGTGACGTCTCTTTCCTGCATATGATGACCAGTCAAGATCAGCGCTTATATTGCTGGGGGCATTTATTTTTGTTTTTGCAGCTTTAACAAATCCGCTAAGCTCTTGTGGTGACTCTTCTTTAACTCTTAATAGCATTAGAAACGCACCAAGTTGGAGGTCTTCGACCTTGTCTTCAAGAATCATAGACATGGCTTCGAGTG includes these proteins:
- a CDS encoding cation:proton antiporter — its product is MESQSIVTTFFLIFSGAAVLASVVLYTRQPLLVAYIALGAILGPYGLHLVTDASLLSEISEIGIIFLLFLLGLDMQPRNLIHMLRKATLVAIGSSLVFAACGYAVAYLFGYTQIESAVIGVAMMFSSTIIGIKLLPTTVLHHRHTGELVVGLLLLQDLIAIIVLLMLGGKESESTWQQFLQTLIMLPVLVLVAFVAVKYVIVKLLQHFDRFHEYIFLLAIGWCLGMAQLAELCGLSLEIGAFIGGISIATSPISQYIAVHLKPLRDFFLILFFFSLGASFNLGLLSEVILASSILAACILIIKPITFRYLLGFIKEPAGEAWEVGFRLGQISEFSLLIAFLATTTAIIGTNASHVIQATAIITFILNSYVVIFRYPSPIAVSDKLRRD
- the sohB gene encoding protease SohB, whose protein sequence is MEFLAEYGVFLAKAVTVVIAVVLAVAGVVAVSSKGKAGAEGAIEVTKINKRIAEMKEAIEDKILDRDTIKEKQKVAKKEQKSKKKNKSADETTEAKKRMYVIDFDGDIKASENETLRNSITAVLSVADPKNDEIVIRLESGGGMVHSYGLASAQLNRIKNAGIPLTVCVDKVAASGGYMMACVADKIIASPFAVLGSIGVVAQVPNFNKLLKKNSIDIELLTAGEHKRTLTMFGENTDQGREKFKHDLEDTHDLFKAFVREHRPVVNISEVANGDVWFGRRALDVKLVDELKTSDEYINHACDSLDVFEVQYKEKKSLQEKLGLSVAAGVEKSVHKLISSLQQSRFIS
- a CDS encoding SCP2 sterol-binding domain-containing protein, encoding MPVAKIFETLKDNFNADAAAGVDLVFQFAIEDADDYHLVINDGKCELIAGEHDDPSVTLIMNTETLQGIVSGETDGMQAFMAGQLRAEGDMMLATKLGELFSIG
- a CDS encoding DUF934 domain-containing protein, which codes for MPKLIKDNQIIDDNWIVVDADFEGALPEQPAIVPLSYWNQNKASLSARSDIGVWLDSHEEPSHIASDLDSIPVVAINFPKFADGRGYSYARLLRERFNYKGEIRAVGDVLQDQLFYMKRCGFNAFAVRADRDIEVALTGLNVFSNSYQAACDRNTPLFRRR
- a CDS encoding nitrite/sulfite reductase — protein: MYKYDDYDRNLVLERVKQFRGQTERFLAGDLSEDEFLALRLQNGLYIQRLAPMFRVAIPYGMLSSVQLRNLADLSRTYDKGYVHFTTRQNVQFNWPELKNIPDMLESLHKVEMHAIQTSGNCIRNTTTDQFAGVFKDEVTDPRPYCEIIRQWSTFHPEFAYLPRKFKIAVNACPTEDRAAMKVHDIGLELVKNEHGETGFRVFVGGGLGRTPLLGSAINEFLPELDLLTYLEAIVRVYNQHGRRDNKFKARIKILVKALTPEVFAQKVEEEWQHIKDSAAKLTVEEINRVKGFFVEPSYEDITSSTEFEEQLASNKAFANWVNRNTNEHKIPGYSIVTLTLKKTGIPPGDVSDDKLELIADLADKYSFGEVRIAHDQNIVLADVKQSDLFAVWRKAQTAGFATPNLNMLTDIICCPGGDFCALANAKSIPIAEQIQRRFDNLDYLYDLGEIELNISGCMNACGHHHVGNIGILGVDKKGQEFYQVSLGGCSGKDASIGKILGPSFAREEMADIVEKIIDVYVENRTAEELFLDTYRRIGMTPFKERVYAKAH